GCAATGGCAGGACTCCGAGATCATCAATTCCGAGATGTAAAGCGAGCGTTTTACCAAGGTTCGGGCAAGCTTGGCACTCGTTCGAAAGTAGGCGGGCATGTCGGGTACTGCATCCTTGGCAGGGTAACTATCGGTCGCAAAGACACCCCTAAACACCTCATCCAATTTGCGGACGGAAGTTGCGGTATAACCTGCGCCTTGATCGCCCCACCAACCGGAATAGGTGGAACGGGGCGGGAAGTAGTAGCTAAACGTTTTACTGGAAATGGCCACATTCGTCACCTTAAGGGCCTGTAAGGTCTCATCTGCTGTTGTCACCATTGTTGCGATGGCATTGCTCAACTCGTTTGCCCGAAAGGTAAAAACTTCGGTTGTGGGTGGGATAGTTCGAGGTAGAACGGCAAAAGGGTCATTTTTGAACTTTCGCCAAGCAGCTTGGGTAGCATTATCGAAGGTGCTTAGTTTTCCGGTTACTGGATACATAAGTTCGTTTCCCAGTAACAAGTCGCCAATGGTTCCAGTGGCAAAATGATTAATGCCACCATCGTTTTGCATGGCACGGATGAACGCTCGGATCCATTCGGCAATTTCGTTTCCCCAAACGGCAGAACTGGGACTGAGGCGTAAAAAAGAATCGTATTCAGGCACCCGGCTGTCATCGGCATACGTTATAAAATCAGACGCATATTTGGTCTGGATGTATTCGGGCAAATAATGTGGACTAAGCAATACGCTCCAATACAGTCCTTTTTGCTCACAGAGCCTCGCAAAATCTTGGTAGAACCGGAAGTCATATTTCTGGGGCGATGGTTCTGTATGAGTCCAAGAAACCTCCAATTGTACCAATGCACGTAGGCTTCCACCTTGCCACGTCCGATGGGGCTTTCCGGATGCCATTTCGGCAGCAATTCGGTCTAAATAAGGAGCCAAGTCTGTTGCTTTTTGGGCCGTTTGTCGGTGCAGGGTGACACCAATTTTATACGCGGCTTGGCTATGAAGCGGCTCTAAACCGCCCATAAAGAGCATGAATAGAAACGAAAAATAGAGGGTAGCAACTTTTTTCATGGCTTCCAGTTTTGTTATGGTAGGCAACCATAAAGTATGAAAGGCCATGTGTCTCTCCAAGAAAATACCCTCCATTTTGTTCACAATTTAGAGGGCAAATGTGGGATTTGGAGGGCAAATGTGGGCTTAAGACGGGTAAAATCGAAGGATAGTCTCTATTTTTTCTGTTTTTCAACCAATTTCTTTACGTATTGTTGGTTACAGGCGTTAAAAAGTTCTTGTAGGTCTTTTACCTTAAATAAATCGCAAATCCCAGCAATTTCTTTACGAGCAGACGCAGCACTCATCCCAAACAGTTTTGCAATAAGTTCATTATTGGGTAGGGAATCACAGTAAACCAAGTACCGGAAAAAACAGCCTCTGATGATGTGGGTAACCAAGATACCAAGCCCGCTTATGCCCGTTACTCGCATATCGTCCGATT
This Bacteroidetes Order II. bacterium DNA region includes the following protein-coding sequences:
- a CDS encoding T9SS type A sorting domain-containing protein — translated: MKKVATLYFSFLFMLFMGGLEPLHSQAAYKIGVTLHRQTAQKATDLAPYLDRIAAEMASGKPHRTWQGGSLRALVQLEVSWTHTEPSPQKYDFRFYQDFARLCEQKGLYWSVLLSPHYLPEYIQTKYASDFITYADDSRVPEYDSFLRLSPSSAVWGNEIAEWIRAFIRAMQNDGGINHFATGTIGDLLLGNELMYPVTGKLSTFDNATQAAWRKFKNDPFAVLPRTIPPTTEVFTFRANELSNAIATMVTTADETLQALKVTNVAISSKTFSYYFPPRSTYSGWWGDQGAGYTATSVRKLDEVFRGVFATDSYPAKDAVPDMPAYFRTSAKLARTLVKRSLYISELMISESCHCGKPSQAEVYDMMMQGIRDYGVTMYSFYALNDERDYYRIDEAAMAGLKQVFDEVSAASVAIDLERPSTQPRLFEVFPNPAQSQVHIRLESATPHTTLTLFDLLGRKILEKTTSETSFTIEPNQYRLSAGVYWIQVNQGTKRQTHQVTLLR